The following coding sequences lie in one Mesorhizobium sp. NZP2298 genomic window:
- the nifK gene encoding nitrogenase molybdenum-iron protein subunit beta yields the protein MPQSAEKVLDHAPLFREPEYRQMLAEKKLNFECPHPDQIVTDQRELTKTWEYREKNLAREALVINPAKACQPLGAVFAAAGFERTMSFVHGSQGCVAYYRSHLSRHFKEPSSAVSSSMTEDAAVFGGLKNMVDGLANTYKLYDPKMIAVSTTCMAEVIGDDLRSFIENAKNEGSVPCDFDVPFAHTPAFVGSHVDGYDGMVKGVLEHFWKGSKRSQAAGTINIIPGFDGFCVGNNRELKRLLDLMGVTYTVIQDASDQFDTPSDGEYRMYDGGTKIEDLKGALNAEATLSLQHYNTRKTLEYCNEVGQATASFHYPLGVQATDEFLMKVSAISGQEIPESIRMERGRLVDAMADSQSWLHGKKYAIYGDPDFVYAMARFVMETGGEPTHCLATNGTSAWEAEMKELLASSPFGQDAQVWAGKDLWAMRSLLFTEPVDLLIGNSYGKYLERDTGTPLIRLMFPIFDRHHHHRFPLMGYQGGLRVLTTILDKIFDKLDRETSETGVTDYSYDLTR from the coding sequence ATGCCGCAATCGGCCGAAAAAGTTCTCGACCATGCTCCCCTGTTCCGCGAGCCGGAATACAGACAAATGCTTGCCGAGAAGAAGCTGAATTTCGAATGTCCGCACCCTGATCAGATCGTCACCGACCAACGCGAATTGACCAAGACTTGGGAGTACCGCGAAAAGAACCTCGCTCGCGAGGCGCTTGTCATAAATCCGGCCAAGGCCTGCCAGCCGCTCGGCGCGGTGTTCGCGGCCGCGGGCTTCGAGCGCACCATGTCTTTCGTCCACGGTAGCCAGGGCTGCGTCGCCTACTACCGCTCGCATCTGTCGCGACATTTCAAGGAGCCTTCGTCAGCGGTTTCCTCCTCGATGACCGAGGACGCGGCAGTGTTTGGCGGCCTGAAGAACATGGTCGACGGGCTCGCCAATACATACAAGCTCTACGACCCCAAGATGATCGCTGTCTCGACCACCTGCATGGCAGAGGTCATTGGCGACGACCTGCGGAGCTTCATAGAGAACGCCAAGAACGAAGGCTCGGTCCCGTGCGACTTCGACGTGCCTTTCGCGCATACGCCTGCCTTCGTCGGCAGCCATGTCGATGGCTATGACGGCATGGTGAAGGGCGTGCTGGAGCATTTCTGGAAGGGCAGCAAGCGCTCGCAAGCCGCTGGGACCATCAACATCATTCCAGGCTTCGACGGATTCTGCGTCGGAAACAACCGGGAACTTAAGCGCCTCCTCGACCTGATGGGTGTCACCTATACCGTCATTCAGGACGCCTCAGACCAGTTCGACACGCCGTCGGACGGCGAATACCGCATGTATGACGGTGGCACCAAGATCGAAGACCTGAAAGGGGCACTCAACGCGGAGGCGACACTGTCGCTGCAGCATTACAACACCCGCAAGACGTTGGAATATTGCAACGAGGTCGGGCAGGCGACGGCATCCTTCCACTATCCGCTGGGTGTCCAGGCGACCGACGAATTCCTGATGAAGGTCTCAGCGATTTCCGGCCAGGAGATCCCCGAGTCAATCCGGATGGAGCGCGGCCGACTGGTTGACGCCATGGCGGACAGCCAGTCATGGCTGCACGGCAAGAAGTACGCAATCTATGGGGATCCCGACTTCGTCTACGCCATGGCCCGCTTCGTCATGGAGACCGGCGGCGAGCCGACACATTGCCTCGCGACCAACGGCACATCGGCCTGGGAGGCCGAGATGAAGGAATTGCTTGCATCCTCGCCCTTCGGCCAGGATGCCCAGGTCTGGGCGGGCAAGGATCTCTGGGCGATGCGTTCGCTGCTGTTTACAGAGCCGGTGGACCTGCTGATCGGCAATTCCTATGGCAAGTATCTGGAGCGCGACACCGGCACGCCGCTGATCCGGCTGATGTTTCCGATCTTCGACCGGCACCATCACCATCGCTTTCCCCTCATGGGCTACCAGGGTGGATTACGCGTGCTGACGACGATCCTCGACAAGATATTCGACAAGCTCGATCGCGAGACGAGCGAGACGGGCGTGACGGACTATTCCTATGACCTCACCCGCTAA
- the nifD gene encoding nitrogenase molybdenum-iron protein alpha chain, protein MGLDYENDGALHAKLIEDVLSQYPDKAAKRRKKHLSVATSKDEAGGEDKGLSECDVKSNIKSIPGVMTIRGCAYAGSKGVVWGPVKDMVHISHGPVGCGQYSWSQRRNYYVGTTGIDTFVTMQFTSDFQEKDIVFGGDKKLEKIIDEIEDLFPLSGGISVQSECPIGLIGDDIEAVSRKKAKEHEKTIVPVRCEGFRGVSQSLGHHIANDAIRDWVFDKDDVDFESGPYDVNVVGDYNIGGDAWASRILLEEIGLRVVGNWSGDATLAEIERAPKAKLNLIHCYRSMNYICRHMEEKYGIAWMEYNFFGPTQIEASLRNIAKHFGPEIEEKTEKVIAKYRPLVDAVIAKYRPRLEGNTVMLYVGGLRPRHVITAYEDLAMVIVGTGYEFAHNDDYQRTGHYVKNGTLLYDDVTGYELEKFIEGIRPDLVGSGIKEKYPVQKMGIPFRQMHSWDYSGPYHGYDGFAIFARDMDLAINNPVWGLYRAPWKKTKDAPLRAVAAE, encoded by the coding sequence ATGGGCCTCGACTATGAGAATGACGGCGCTTTGCATGCGAAGCTTATCGAAGACGTGCTGTCCCAATATCCAGACAAGGCGGCGAAGCGTCGCAAGAAGCACCTCAGTGTCGCAACGAGCAAGGACGAGGCCGGCGGGGAGGACAAGGGCCTTTCCGAATGCGACGTCAAATCGAACATCAAATCCATTCCGGGCGTGATGACAATCCGCGGCTGCGCCTATGCCGGCTCCAAGGGCGTGGTGTGGGGTCCAGTCAAGGATATGGTCCACATCTCGCACGGGCCGGTCGGCTGTGGGCAATATTCCTGGTCGCAACGCCGCAACTATTACGTCGGCACGACGGGTATCGACACGTTCGTGACAATGCAGTTCACCTCCGACTTCCAGGAGAAGGACATCGTTTTCGGCGGCGACAAGAAGCTGGAAAAGATCATCGACGAGATCGAGGACCTATTTCCGCTCAGTGGCGGCATCTCGGTGCAGTCCGAATGCCCGATCGGCCTGATCGGGGACGATATCGAGGCCGTGTCGCGCAAGAAAGCCAAGGAGCACGAAAAGACGATTGTACCGGTGCGCTGCGAAGGTTTCCGCGGCGTTTCACAATCGCTCGGCCACCACATTGCCAATGATGCGATCCGCGATTGGGTCTTCGACAAGGACGATGTCGATTTCGAGTCCGGCCCTTACGACGTCAATGTCGTTGGCGACTACAACATTGGCGGCGATGCCTGGGCTTCGCGAATCCTGCTTGAGGAGATTGGACTTCGGGTGGTCGGCAACTGGTCGGGCGACGCAACGCTCGCCGAGATAGAGCGCGCGCCCAAGGCCAAACTCAATTTGATCCACTGCTACCGGTCGATGAACTACATCTGCCGGCACATGGAGGAAAAGTACGGCATCGCCTGGATGGAATACAATTTCTTCGGCCCCACCCAGATCGAGGCCTCCCTGCGCAACATCGCCAAGCATTTCGGCCCGGAAATCGAGGAGAAGACCGAAAAGGTCATCGCCAAGTACCGGCCCTTGGTCGATGCCGTCATCGCCAAGTACCGACCGCGCCTCGAAGGCAATACGGTGATGCTCTATGTCGGCGGCCTGCGTCCTCGTCACGTCATCACTGCTTACGAGGACCTCGCTATGGTAATCGTCGGCACCGGCTACGAGTTCGCCCACAACGATGACTATCAGCGCACCGGCCATTACGTGAAGAATGGCACGCTCCTCTATGACGACGTCACCGGTTATGAGCTGGAGAAGTTCATCGAAGGCATCCGCCCTGATCTCGTTGGCTCCGGTATCAAGGAGAAGTACCCGGTGCAGAAGATGGGCATCCCGTTCCGCCAGATGCACTCTTGGGACTATTCCGGCCCGTATCACGGCTATGACGGCTTCGCCATCTTCGCCCGCGACATGGATCTGGCCATCAACAACCCGGTCTGGGGTCTCTACCGCGCGCCGTGGAAGAAGACGAAGGACGCACCGCTGAGGGCGGTCGCCGCCGAATGA
- the nifH gene encoding nitrogenase iron protein, which yields MSGLRQIAFYGKGGIGKSTTSQNTLAALVDLGQKILIVGCDPKADSTRLILNAKAQDTVLHLAAQEGSVEDLELQDVLKIGYKDIKCVESGGPEPGVGCAGRGVITSINFLEENGAYDNVDYVSYDVLGDVVCGGFAMPIRENKAQEIYIVMSGEMMALYAANNIAKGILKYAHSGGVRLGGLICNERQTDRELDLSEALAARLNSKLIHFVPRDNIVQHAELRKMTVIQYAPDSKQAGEYRALAEKIHVNSGQGTIPTPITMEELEDMLLDFGIMKTDEQMLAELQAKEAKLAVAQ from the coding sequence ATGTCAGGTCTGCGTCAGATCGCATTCTACGGAAAGGGGGGCATCGGCAAGTCCACCACCTCTCAAAATACGCTAGCCGCCCTGGTCGACCTCGGACAGAAAATCCTGATCGTCGGCTGCGACCCCAAAGCCGACTCCACCCGGCTGATCCTGAACGCAAAGGCGCAGGATACCGTTCTGCATCTCGCCGCCCAAGAAGGTTCTGTGGAAGACCTTGAACTCCAGGACGTGCTCAAGATCGGCTACAAAGATATCAAGTGCGTGGAGTCCGGCGGCCCCGAGCCGGGTGTCGGCTGCGCCGGCCGCGGCGTCATCACCTCGATCAACTTCCTCGAGGAGAACGGCGCCTATGACAATGTCGACTATGTCTCCTACGACGTGCTGGGCGACGTGGTGTGCGGCGGCTTTGCGATGCCGATTCGCGAAAACAAGGCCCAGGAAATCTACATCGTCATGTCCGGCGAGATGATGGCGCTCTATGCCGCCAACAACATCGCCAAGGGTATCCTGAAATACGCCCATTCGGGCGGCGTGCGGCTCGGCGGGCTGATCTGCAACGAGCGCCAGACCGACCGCGAGCTCGACCTCTCCGAGGCGCTGGCCGCCAGGCTCAATTCCAAGCTCATCCACTTCGTGCCGCGCGACAACATCGTCCAGCACGCCGAACTGAGAAAGATGACGGTAATCCAGTATGCGCCGGACTCCAAACAGGCAGGGGAGTACCGCGCGTTGGCCGAGAAGATCCATGTCAATTCGGGCCAGGGCACCATCCCGACCCCAATCACCATGGAGGAGCTCGAGGACATGCTGCTCGACTTCGGCATCATGAAAACGGACGAGCAAATGCTTGCCGAGCTTCAGGCCAAGGAAGCGAAATTGGCCGTCGCTCAGTAA
- a CDS encoding PIN domain-containing protein — protein sequence MTRYLLDTNIISDVVKSQPSESLLAWMSRQRDEDLFIASLTVAEILRRVLEKPRGKKRDALDNWFSGPEGPQALFAGRILSFDDKAGLIWARLMAGGKLAGKPRSGLDMIIAAVAGANECVLVTDNEKDFAGLKVVNPIRGAV from the coding sequence GTGACGCGCTACCTCCTCGATACCAACATCATCAGCGATGTCGTCAAATCGCAGCCTTCGGAATCGCTCCTGGCATGGATGTCGAGACAGCGTGACGAGGATTTGTTCATCGCTTCGCTGACCGTTGCGGAAATTCTTCGCAGGGTTCTGGAGAAGCCGCGCGGGAAAAAACGCGACGCACTCGACAACTGGTTCTCTGGGCCTGAGGGGCCGCAGGCGCTGTTTGCGGGCCGCATCCTCTCGTTCGACGACAAGGCAGGGCTGATCTGGGCGCGGCTGATGGCAGGAGGAAAACTGGCCGGCAAGCCGCGCAGCGGGCTCGACATGATCATCGCCGCTGTCGCCGGAGCGAACGAGTGCGTGCTGGTAACGGATAACGAAAAAGACTTTGCCGGGCTCAAGGTCGTCAATCCGATACGCGGAGCGGTCTGA
- a CDS encoding 3'-5' exonuclease, with translation MVGLDLGGLPWRNEQPAARRESRRLFYVGLTRARDEIHMLYSGYVDTGRGRRFGTPSRARA, from the coding sequence ATGGTGGGACTTGATCTGGGCGGTTTGCCCTGGCGCAACGAGCAGCCGGCGGCGCGACGCGAAAGCCGACGGCTGTTCTATGTTGGCCTGACGCGGGCCCGCGACGAGATCCATATGCTGTATTCCGGTTACGTCGATACCGGCCGCGGGCGAAGGTTCGGCACCCCGTCCCGTGCAAGAGCGTAG
- a CDS encoding ABC transporter permease has protein sequence MKTATVETNRPPPRSVDLPTLLAVGWVLLMLLTALAAPLMAPYEITSIDLRHRLAPPVGFGGTMLHVLGTDDLGRDVASRLFYSIRTSLLVAFGATAISVLVGTGIGFIAAYFRGLVEHALLLMIDVQASLPFLIVALAMLACFGNSLTLFVALMGLYGWERNARLARGLAITASAQGYASATRQLGAHPLRVYLRHILPNSAATLLVAATVTFPEIVLVESGLSFLGLGVQPPMTSLGVMVAAGREYITRASWMLLAPSLVIVITAVAVSVLGDWLRDKLDPTLK, from the coding sequence ATGAAAACGGCAACTGTAGAAACCAACCGTCCGCCGCCTCGCTCGGTGGACCTGCCGACACTCCTTGCTGTGGGCTGGGTTCTCCTCATGCTCCTCACGGCGCTCGCCGCGCCGCTGATGGCTCCCTATGAGATCACTTCCATCGACCTGCGCCATCGCCTGGCGCCGCCCGTCGGCTTTGGCGGAACGATGCTACACGTCCTGGGAACCGACGATCTGGGCCGTGACGTGGCCTCGCGTCTTTTCTACTCGATCCGCACCAGCTTGCTGGTCGCCTTCGGCGCCACTGCGATCAGCGTGTTGGTCGGTACCGGGATTGGCTTCATCGCCGCGTATTTCCGCGGGCTCGTCGAGCATGCCCTGCTGCTAATGATCGACGTACAGGCTTCGTTACCATTTCTAATCGTGGCGCTGGCAATGCTCGCCTGTTTCGGTAATTCGCTGACGCTGTTCGTCGCCCTGATGGGACTTTATGGCTGGGAGCGGAATGCGCGGTTGGCACGAGGACTGGCAATCACCGCCAGCGCGCAGGGCTATGCGAGCGCAACGCGCCAACTCGGCGCCCATCCGCTGCGTGTCTATCTGCGGCATATCCTGCCCAACAGCGCGGCGACGCTTCTCGTGGCGGCGACGGTGACCTTTCCGGAAATCGTCCTGGTGGAAAGCGGACTCTCCTTCCTCGGCCTCGGCGTTCAACCGCCGATGACCAGCCTGGGTGTCATGGTCGCGGCCGGCCGCGAGTATATCACCCGCGCCTCCTGGATGCTGCTCGCTCCAAGCCTCGTCATTGTCATCACGGCCGTTGCCGTTAGCGTCCTCGGCGACTGGTTGCGCGATAAGCTCGACCCGACCCTCAAATAA